The following is a genomic window from Eubalaena glacialis isolate mEubGla1 chromosome 18, mEubGla1.1.hap2.+ XY, whole genome shotgun sequence.
GTTTATAATATTCCCTTATGatacttttaatttctgtagGGTCAATAGTGTCTTCATTCCTGACTTTGTTAGtttgttgtcttctttttttgtgagcCAACCtagagttttgtcaattttgttgatcttttgaAACAACcaacttttcttctttcattgattttttaaaaaatttttctgttttctgtttcagtgttttgttctaatctttattatttcctttcttatccTGGCTTTGGGATTAGTTTGGTCTTATTTTCCAGGTTTCTTAATATGGAATATTAGGTTATTGACATCATTCTTCTTTTgtaataagctttttttttttaatttattttttttggctgcgttgagtttttgttgctgagtgtgggctttctccggttgcagcgagtggaggctactcttcgttgcggtgcgcgggcttctcactgtggtggcttctcttgttgtggagcacgggctctaggtgtgcgggcttcagtagttgcagcacgcaggctctagagcacagactcagtagttgtggtgcacgggcttagttgctccgtggcatgtgggatcttcccggaccagggctcgaacccgggtcccctgcattggcaggcggattctcaaccactgggccaccagggaagccctgtaataaGCTTTTTAAAgctatacatttccctctaaTCATTTAATTTAGTTGTAGCATATCAATTTTTTGTATGTAGCATTTTTATCTTCAtctagttcaaaatatttatgtttgtaacattttccctgtaatttcttcttttacccaTAGGGTATTTGGCAGTTTAGTAACTCTTTCTATTAAATTTGCAGGGATGGTATCACAGAGCAGGAAGAATGCTTTTGCTTTTTCAGTCAATGGCCCAAGTGTTACTGTTGAAATGGGGAAAATCTGTGGGTTATTTGAAATACCTTCCACTCTTAGGAAGAGATTGAGCTAAGCTGTTGGTgtttaatggagaaaaaatagcAACCATACCTATCAGGAATTGATGAGGATGACCATCTATAGTTAACTCATCTTGAGGGCTTAAAGGATATGGCAGGTTATTGGGCACTTTTCCTTCCTCAAAGCACCCTGACTGCTCTGATTtgagggattttcttttttaaagtaattaattaattaattaggctgtTCCGGGcatttagttgcggcacgcgggatctttgttgcggcatgcgggatctaattccctgaccaggggtcgaacccgggccccctgcataggGAGCGGGGAGTCCCTGAGGGATTTTCTTTGTCTTGGTTTTTCTTCATAAGATGGGACAACCTTTTTTCCAGTGTCCCTTCTATTTACAATATTTACAAGTGTCCTTGTCAATAGGTGGTTGGTTGGGATGTGGGCCCCTTAGCCCCTGCTGATCTGCAGGGACACATGTTTTCCTCAGATCCTGTCTTGTAGATATGTAGCTGCCAGGTTTTATAGTTCAGCTAAAGGGGCTAATTATTCTAAGTTCTGTTTTTGAATTAGGTCTCCAACTTCAAACTTAACACCACTGGTAAAATGACATGAAACAGCTGCTCTTACATAAGCACCTCTGTGACTCCCAACTGTTGAAATTAGGAATTTTTTCTAGTCTGTCCTGAAAATCtcttatagtttaaaaatatttttgttttaatgattaCTCTACAGTCGATTTTTGTTGTTAATACTTCAGGTATAGCTTTCAGGAGACTTGGACCTACTTTCCTGAACTTTCTATGACCCTCAGGTTTATTGTGGAAAGAAGTCTCGTCAGTCCCTTCCTGGTCAGTCCAGTCAGCTTTTGCCACCTTTGATTTAGCATCTTAGCTTCCAACCACCATGTATACAAGTTGTGTAAGTTAGGTGACCTTGGTCAGATGTACCCTAAAGAATTCTAAACTTTTTAATGATTACTTGCTTGTCTTATTTGAGTTGAAAAGAATCTTTAGTTATACCTCTTAATTCAGCTCAGGTACAAggtttaaattctaaaattttctgCATGCCTGACTCATGGCTGGAGTGGATCTTTAGAGATAACTGGCATTTGGGGTTTTATGAGAGTTGGGAAAAGGTGAtgaaactgagtccccctaaaaccgagttcccctgctgagtttatgattaacctctgtATCCAAAACTGTgttccctttcttgtccctttctacctcaatcctgtgctaactgaacactaATCAACCAGAGTCAGATGACTAAAATTGCCGTTGTTGATAACATCGTTAATGTACAGACCGGGgtgtttctccagggcaagatgagCTAACAGAACTTCCAGGTCATGGACCACCAGACCAGAGACTCGTAAACAATAGGCATCCTTATTCCTGAAACTATGATTAAGAAACGTCACAAGACGACGATTAACCCCAGCTTCTTTGTTCCTCCCCTGTAAAACCCCCCAACTCAAAGACCCAGTTGCAGTGGGTGTCAGACTTGTCTCTCACTGCCTTGATTGGTGCCCTGCAACAAacccttactttgctgcaaacacCCAATGTCAGTTTGGCTTTTCCTCGGTTACAATAGGGGGTCTGAGCAAGGGAAAGAGTAGGGGGAGAGGTGCTAAGGAGAGAGATCAGAAGGATAAGGGGGTGGGAGCGCTGGATGTGGCAGGCTACTGCAGGACAAGGAGAGGGTGGATTTACAGGGGGATGAGTCTCCTTTGTTCCTGCTGAGTTTGTCGACTTGCTCATTAGTTTTGGCCAAAGAATCTTTTAGTGATGTaacttttatttcagaatttaaTTTGGAGTCCTCTGCATACTAAGAAAAAATACTATCCATCGGGCCAGAGAActcttatttcctttattttcaaagaTGTCTTACAAATTAACCCTTTTGTTCAAATCAAGTGACCCCCAGAGTGGCCATTGAAGGCTCAAAGCATCCTTGGTACAGTTACGCTATTCGGAAACACAggcacaagggacttccctggtggtccagtggctaagactctgtgctcccgggcttccctggtggcacagtggttaagaatctgcctgccaatgcaagggacacgggtttgagccctggcccgggaagatcccacatgccacggagcaactaagcccgtgcaccacaactactgagcctgagctctagggcccgcaagccacaactgctgagcccatgtgccacaactactgaagcctgtgcgcctagagcccgtgctgtgcaacaagagaagccaccacaatgagaagcccatgcactgcaacaaagagtagcccccgctcgccgcaactagaggaagcccgcatgcaacaacgaagacccaacatagccaaaaataaataaataaataaatttattaaaagactccgctctcccaatgcagggggcccggtttTGATCCcggtgctgcaactaagagtttgcatgccgcaactaaaaagatcacgcatgctgcaagtaagacctggcgcagccaaataaataaagaaaaaaaaagaaacacaggcaCAAGAATTAGGATTGTAACAAGAATATGAAGATTTAGACTTAGACCACCCCAGAGGGCAGGCAGTGATCAGTAGGTATGGAATGCTTGTGGACCTCAGGTCCCTAACCTGATGGTTGGCTCCTCACCACACAGACCCACCATGTTCCCCTGGCATGCGGATACCAGAGAGAATGCTCTCTCTAGCTTATAGCCCAGCTCTCAATACAATTTTAAGATGGAAGGAGACCTCATTTGGTTTACTGGTAACCTTCAGGAAAGTTTGTCCATGTAGCCTCCAGTACTATGAGAACTGCAAACCCACTGGTCTGTGAGGCTGGCCTGAACAACAGGCTTATAGGGCAGTGCCTGTGTTCTACCCTGTGATTCAACTTCTCATGAGAAACTACATTTTTAGACagcacaggaaaaacaaaaacaaccagtaACTCAAAGGACATCAAAAAAGGTATGAAAAGGAATAGCCTGATTCACCCAAGTATCTCAACAGGGAACTATCAACAAAATCCAGGTGTCAAACTGAGAACGAAAAGCCAAGAAAATCAACACAGAGCAGAGTTTAGACCTACTGCTGATTTACCACATCGTCACGGACTCAAGTTGCCCTTGAGCAGCAAGGCGCGTGGACATCTGTGGGTACTGCACCTGGTGGAAGGCTAGGGTCTGCGGTGACAGCGTAAACCATATTTCAGTGGGACTTCCACAGTAAACATAATAGGTTGTAACATAGCTTCTACAGTGGATACATCcaatttatcttgttccttttgtCCATTGAACGTTGATTAGTGAGACACAGGCTCAACAGTAGTGTGAGCTGGAGGACTGATGATATACAGTGTGGAAGCTCCTTACAACTTCTCCTGTTACTATTTTCCCTTCTTAATCTGAATTTCTCATAACAATTACTTTTTCACTTGCTTTAACACTAGTTGAGGAAATCATATAACTCTCATGCTTAACTTTAGTAATGTTGATTTATATCTGTCCATCATTTTCAATATTGAATGAACAATTGTATATCATTCAGAGACCTCAAAGAGGACTTTTACCACATTTAATAAATATCCACTCTTAAGAAAATTCATCACaaaatttatatttgcattttgcatttttatattcaGTATATACAAAAAATAGATAATAGCAATTTCAGCAAGAATAGAAAACATTGCCTTTGAAATCTCACGTGTGTGTCAATTTGTCTGTTACAAGTCCAAACTCATAACTGCTAAGAGGTTGAACCGTTGAAAGGTTTTCAAACTTGTGAACTGACAGTGAATTGAACTTGGTAtctgatacaaaaaaaaaaaagagggagggggaacTTTCTGTTTGCCTGCCTGCTGTAGTTGTCAGGCAGTCACCTCAAAAAAAGTCAGAGCGGGTCTCATAggagcttttgggaagtctggcATTCAGGAATTGGCAGACTTTCAGAAATGGGCATGTTTAATGATTGATGGACTTCCAGGTGTGTTACTCTGCTCACCACTGTTGACTAGGACTTTCAGAAGCAAGGTTGCTATAATGAGGCACTTACTGATTGATTGTTACCTAGGGGCTGGGGCTGTCACTGATTGGCTGTCTTTCAGGACTGGGGCCTGAACACTGATAGGCTGAATTCTAGAAGGTTGGGACTATCAATTATTTGCGAATTTTCGGAAGCTTCAGTTTACTGGGGTGAGGCTGTTGCTGACTGGCTGGCTTTCACAGGTTATCTGAAGTTATCTCTAAAAAACCATGTTTTCTTGTTCAAGATTTTGGAATTGGGCTAAAGAACAGTCTTTGCCTTCCtgttatgaaaaataaacactttaattATTAGTCCCCTCTGTTGTTCTTCCTTAGCCAGACCCTAAGGAGAGACCAGAAGGCATTGTCCAGAAGGTTATTTCTGGGGCTATGTTTATGAGCTAATGTTGCCACTAAGTGATTTAACTGCCAATTACAGTGAGAGAAAAATAGCTCTAACTGCTGAGTTTTTGTAATGTATTGTAAAAAGCTAAGTACAGGATATTTAGGGCGTTCTGACAGTATCAATACAGGATACAGGATGTGTGCTCTATATGCAGAACAGCTGGCAATCCTATTCCTGATGTCTGTCATGCACCTACTCTTGGACCTGAATCCTTGTTAGTGCTCATTGAGCAGTTGTAGATCAGTAAATACACAacagcacaacttctttattcatttttacctCTCTGGCAACTCCTTTTAAATATTGTCTTTACCTCTCCCTCCAAGCTGTTAATGCATCATGttttcaagtatttaaaaaaataatcacattttgGAACCAAACTCTGAGTGTGGCTAAGGTTTCAGCAAGCCTTGAAGTCTCAGCTTCATTCTCTGACTTCTCAGACTCAGTGACTCTTTTTCAGACTTCATtgatttcttacctttttttcctCCACTGTCACAGATAAATTTCTCTAGAACTATTTCTGCCACTTTCCTTGAAAacctataaaattattattaataacatttagTAATATCCATTTAACAAGTGTTTTCCCAGAGATAATCTCAACTCCCTGTGTATACTGTTGCTGCAATTACAGGTGAAATGACAAACCATTTTCCAGCAAGGAAATGAGATCATAGAATCCCAAACCTTTATGTCAGGAATAAGATGGCCCCTTTGCACACGTGGTCAAATTCTCAGAGAGGCATATGCTGTCCTGGCAGAAGATGGCATGTGATAAGTCCCTCTTCTTTTAGAGAGGTTTcacatttcttaaaagaaatggaGTAATCGcagagttaattaattaattaatttaggccCTGCTGtgcagcatgcaagatcttagttccccgaccagggatcgaacgcatgccccctgcattgggagcgcggaatcttaaccactggactgccagggaagtcccaaaatggtGTATATCTCAGACATGAAGTAATATTATCTTAACTAGCAATGCTGTTGAAACACCATCACTGACTATTCAGGCAGGAAGGATGTTTTCTGTGGGAATCAGGGGCACATCGTCACCCTTTCTGGTGCCTCCAGACATCCCTTCTCCGAGTTCACCATCCTAAGCCCTGTCTGGGGGCTTTTTATATTGCGCTTGAGAGAAGCTACTGAAACTCATGAAAAGCGAGAGTGTACGTGTTTTTGACAAGCAACAAGATAGCCGACAGCTATGAGAGGACGAGAAGTAACATTATGGTATGGTGGATCCCTTTCTATGTGCAGTCTTTGGAAATTTGCTGCAATTCATGCAGTCTGAAATAATGTCTCTAAACATTTCTGTGACTTGCTGTAGACTACACTCCAAGGAAATCTGGGTATAACGCCTTAAAGAGGCAGAGAAGCCCTGCCGGGTTTACAGCCTAAGAACCTCATTTCCCAGAGCCCTTCACGCCCTCGCTTGGCCTTTAGCCACAATCTGGAACTACCAACCTTGAGAAAGTACAGTTAACGCCCGTAGTGGAAACTACTCTACCCACAAGGCTGTGCAGCGGCGACCGCGCACCGAAGAGACTTCTGGGTAATGTAGTTTCCGCTGCTAACACCACCTACTATCTCTCACAGAATGAGTTACTTCCTACCTGGCCTATTAAAAGCCAAGAGGCACCCTCAGGGATACTGGGAAAAGGACTTCCCTGCTCCAACCATGGGACAGGCCTTGCTTACTCTTAAATCGCACCCAGATTTGGAGAGCAGTCTTGGAAAAGCCCACAAAGATTAGGGACCTGTAATTTCAGACTCTGTGAACTACAGCAAGTTCCCAAATCTACACACCGAAACAGACACACTATATCATGACACTCTATGTCCACACATAGCTGTCAGCTGTCTTGTTGACTGTCAAATAGACTGAAATTTTAGAGGCTGTTTCATGACATTCAATGTGCAAGAAAAGACCCCAGACAGGGCATGAGGGAGAAATGGAGACGGGTATCTTTCCTGCTTTGATAATCAGTGATTGCGTTCCAACCTAGCAAAcaacacttttattgaaatatttattactctctaagatttctttcaaaatctgAAGCCTAGCTCTAAAGGACAGCGAATTATCACATGCCATCTCCTGCCGAGATACATCACTGAACATTTAAAGATGgtagatgataaattttatgtgtattttaccacaacaaaatgattaatgattaaaaaatgcGCTAAGAACTTTTATGACACAAAGACATAGCtgaaagacactacaagaaaaaagaagtcaaataaaaaaaatctagaaagatgTGTCAGTGGAAGCTTGATTACGAGGCAGATGGTTCAAAATTTTTTAAGATATTAATTTCCTATGAAACTGAATTTAAATTTACTTAAACTTCACTTTCCCACTTTAAACAACTTTTTCTCAAAGTGCCTGTCAGAACACACAGCTTTACTACATAACAGAGCCTTGTTTATTCTTATATGATGCCAAGCTTTTGCACACACAAAAGGGAtaacactaaaaatatatttatacagtgAAAGCAGCCATACAAGAGTAActataggattccatttatataaaattctagaaaataaaaactatattgggaattccctggcggtccaggggttaggactccacactttccctgctgagggcccgggttcaatccctggtcagggaacaagatcCCGCAAgatgcatggcacagccaaaaaaaaaaaaaaatgaaaaaaaacgaaaaaaaactATAATGTCTCCCTAGAGATGGCAGTTTGGCTAGGGCTGAGAGAGAGAATACAAAGGGGCCAATGGAAACTCTATGATAGACATGTTCATTATCATGACTTTGGTGATGGTCCCATTATGCACACATGTGAAAATACatcttacatttttaataaatgccGTTTATTGTATGTCAGTACCACAATAAAGGTATTAATAAAATCTAAATCTCTTCCTCTATAAAAATCGTATCTGGCAAGGTAGTATTGACTCCATCAGCACCCTTCCCCATGTCTTGGGTGGGTCAATTCTGATTCCTTCTCAAAACAGAAAGAAGTGCTCACAAATGCTTCAACACGCGGAAGTTATGCTAAGctaaataagccagttacaaagagatgaaaaatgtaTGATTACACTTATATAAAGTATccagagtaatcaaattcatagagacaggtcCGATAGAGAGGGCATAGGAAGAgatgttgtttaatgggtatacagtttcatttttgcaagatgaaaagaattctggagattAGTTGCACAAATACTTGAATTTTTAAACACACTCAACTGTACAATTAAAAAGGTAGAGGGTAAACTGTTACATGTATTTTGGTACaatcaaaaatgtaaaatgtaagaaaaaaaaatactatatgagGATACTGTTAAGGATAGATTAGAGCAGATATTTTGCTGAAGTCTTTCCCCATTTGCAACACTCCCTctgttgtgaaatttttggtgCTGAATGAGGTGGAAGTTTTGGCTGAACATATGCCCATATTCACTGTACTTACAAGGTCTTTCTGCATTGTGAAATCTGTGATGTGCAATGGGCCTGACGTTTCACCTAAAGACTTATCCACATTCCCTGCACTCAGAAGGCCTTCCTCCAGTTTGAACTCTTAATGTCTAATGAGTGGGGAGCTGTACCAATTTCCCATATTTTCTGTACTCATAAGGCCCACTCCAACATCAACTCATAAGATGCTCCTCCAGTGTAAGGAGTTTGGAGTAGTACCTAAAGAATTTACCATATTCTCTGAACTCATAAGGTTTTTACCACTGTGAATTCTCTGCTCAGTGAGGTTGGCGTTGTATCTAAAGAGTTCGCCACATTAAGGGCACTCATATCGTTTTCACTGTGGATTTTCTGGTGATGTATGAGGTAGGACTTCCTAATGAAGGCCTTCTGACATTTtctgcactcataaggcctttctccagtatGGGTTTTCTGATGCTGAAGAAGTACATTCTTATggctaaaggctttcccacattcactgcattcatAAGGCCTCTCTCCACTGTGAACTCTCTTATGTCTAATGAGTCTGCAGTGGTACCTGAAgcctttcccacattcactgcactcgtAAGACCTTTCTCCAGTGTGATTTTGCCAATGTTTAATAAGCTTGGACTTGTACTTAAAGAATtccccacattcactgcactcataaggcctttctacAGCATGAATTCTTTGATGTCTAGTGAGTGTGGAGGTGTACCTAAagaatttcccacattcactgcacccataaggcctttctccactgTGAACTCTCTGATGTTTAATGAATGCAGAGTTGTACCTAAAGAAttttccacattcactgcacttataaggcctttctccagtgtgaactctctGATGTTTAATGAGTGTGGAGTTATACTGAAagaatttcccacattcactgcacttatAAGGCCTTCCTACAATGTGACCTCTCTGATGTCTAATGAATGTGGAGCTGTACATgaaagatttcccacattcactgcactcataaggcctttctccggTGTGAATTCTCTCATGTCTTACCAGTCTGTAGTTGTATCTAAAGAATTTTCCACATTCTCTGCACTCATAAGGGTTTTCTCCactgtgaattctctgatgttttATGAAGTTAGCGTTGTACTTGAAGAATTCCCCGCATTTGCTGCACTCATAAAGCCTTACTCCAGTGTGGATTTTCTGGTGCTCAACAAGCATCTTTTCTCggctaaaggctttcccacactgaGTGCACCTGTAATCACTCTGTCCACTACCACAGGCCTCCCTGCACTCAGTGTCCCTGTGTGGCTTCCCCACACTGTGAGGGGCCGGCTGCTGCAGAAGGCCTGTGCTGCCTGGGaagtcctttctgtctctgttgcATGTCAAGGTCCTCTCTGCCATGTGAACGCTGCTGTTGGTCAGAAATGAAGGCTGCCCCTCATCCCTTCTGGAAAGGTTGTCTCTAATCTGCTCCTTCTGCTGCTGGAAA
Proteins encoded in this region:
- the LOC133077977 gene encoding zinc finger protein 548-like isoform X1 yields the protein MEVTERKSRRRGSGMSPAQSPMAVAEMVMDPVQFWQDRVVFEDIAVYFSQEEWGLLDEAQRHLYHAVMTENFALVTSLGCQHGAQDEEAPSEQDVSVGVSPVRTPKPDPSSRKAQPCEIYGPLLKDFLQLLEHDGMLSDPGLYFGGANLFQQQKEQIRDNLSRRDEGQPSFLTNSSVHMAERTLTCNRDRKDFPGSTGLLQQPAPHSVGKPHRDTECREACGSGQSDYRCTQCGKAFSREKMLVEHQKIHTGVRLYECSKCGEFFKYNANFIKHQRIHSGENPYECRECGKFFRYNYRLVRHERIHTGERPYECSECGKSFMYSSTFIRHQRGHIVGRPYKCSECGKFFQYNSTLIKHQRVHTGERPYKCSECGKFFRYNSAFIKHQRVHSGERPYGCSECGKFFRYTSTLTRHQRIHAVERPYECSECGEFFKYKSKLIKHWQNHTGERSYECSECGKGFRYHCRLIRHKRVHSGERPYECSECGKAFSHKNVLLQHQKTHTGERPYECRKCQKAFIRKSYLIHHQKIHSENDMSALNVANSLDTTPTSLSREFTVVKTL
- the LOC133077977 gene encoding zinc finger protein 548-like isoform X2; protein product: MEVTERKSRRRGSGMSPAQSPMAVAEMVMDPVQEEWGLLDEAQRHLYHAVMTENFALVTSLGCQHGAQDEEAPSEQDVSVGVSPVRTPKPDPSSRKAQPCEIYGPLLKDFLQLLEHDGMLSDPGLYFGGANLFQQQKEQIRDNLSRRDEGQPSFLTNSSVHMAERTLTCNRDRKDFPGSTGLLQQPAPHSVGKPHRDTECREACGSGQSDYRCTQCGKAFSREKMLVEHQKIHTGVRLYECSKCGEFFKYNANFIKHQRIHSGENPYECRECGKFFRYNYRLVRHERIHTGERPYECSECGKSFMYSSTFIRHQRGHIVGRPYKCSECGKFFQYNSTLIKHQRVHTGERPYKCSECGKFFRYNSAFIKHQRVHSGERPYGCSECGKFFRYTSTLTRHQRIHAVERPYECSECGEFFKYKSKLIKHWQNHTGERSYECSECGKGFRYHCRLIRHKRVHSGERPYECSECGKAFSHKNVLLQHQKTHTGERPYECRKCQKAFIRKSYLIHHQKIHSENDMSALNVANSLDTTPTSLSREFTVVKTL